In Vigna unguiculata cultivar IT97K-499-35 chromosome 3, ASM411807v1, whole genome shotgun sequence, a single genomic region encodes these proteins:
- the LOC114177077 gene encoding CBS domain-containing protein CBSCBSPB1-like isoform X1: protein MSIQGVSSRRLASLTNSPSQNKKKASEYSSLDLTPRKTFPSPRTVGERTVKSLRLSKALTVPETTTVYEACRRMAARKVDALLLTDSNALLCGILTDKDITTRVIAREVNLEETTVSKVMTRNPVFVLSDTLAVEALQKMVQGRFRHLPVVDNGEVVAILDIAKCLYDAIARMERAAEKGRAIAAAVEGIEKHWGTPTSGTNSTFFESLREQIFKPSLSTIIPENSKVVTVSPTDSVLAATKKMLELRASCAVVTVNDKPCGILTSKDILMRVIAQSLPPEFTLVEKAMTPNPECAIIDTPIVDALHTMHDGKFLHLPIVDRDGTVVATVDVIHITHAAVATASQVGNSAGFNNEAANTMIQKFWDSAMALVPNGEDDDSQSEASLKMVSEGGEIGRSLSYIGSSMTNAFSFKLQDRKGRLHRFTCDTRSMTDVITCIIHRIGDDIDPTNLPQILYEDEENDKIVLASDSDLAAAVDHAKAAGLKGLRLHLDYSGTRDYGNDSSSMSWKYGNSESWATAYSTFAAGAAIVAALGLMAFVRRS from the exons ATGTCAATTCAAGGTGTTTCTTCTCGAAGGCTCGCTTCGTTGACGAACAGCCCCTCGCAGAACAAGAAGAAAGCCTCTGAGTATTCGTCGCTTGACCTTACTCCTCGTAAAACGTTCCCGTCACCGCGCACCGT GGGAGAGCGAACTGTGAAGTCATTGCGGCTTTCAAAGGCATTGACAGTTCCTGAAACAACCACCGTCTATGAAGCTTGTCGTAGGATGGCTGCTCGCAAAGTAGATGCTCTACTGCTAACAGATTCTAATGCTTTGCTCTGTGGAATCCTCACAGACAAG GATATAACAACAAGAGTTATTGCTCGTGAGGTTAATCTCGAAGAAACAACCGTTTCCAAGGTTATGACAAGGAATCCAGTATTTGTCCTTTCTGACACTCTTGCTGTGGAAGCCCTCCAAAAGATGGTGCAAG GGAGGTTCAGACATTTACCTGTGGTGGACAACGGAGAAGTTGTTGCCATACTTGACATAGCGAAGTGTTTGTATGATGCCATTGCCCGTATGGAAAGGGCAGCAGAGAAAGGAAGGGCAATTGCGGCTGCTGTTGAAGGTATCGAAAAACACTGGGGAACACCTACGTCTG GCACCAATTCGACGTTCTTTGAGTCACTTCGCGAGCAGATATTCAAGCCTTCTTTGTCTACAATAATTCCTGAGAATTCAAA GGTTGTTACAGTTTCACCAACAGACTCAGTTTTGGCGGCAACAAAGAAGATGCTTGAACTTCGTGCTAGTTGTGCGGTTGTGACTGTTAATGACAAACCTTGTGGTATCCTTAC TTCAAAGGATATCTTGATGCGGGTGATAGCACAAAGTCTTCCTCCAGAATTTACTCTTGTTGAGAAG GCCATGACTCCAAATCCAGAATGTGCAATAATTGATACACCAATAGTCGATGCACTTCACACTATGCATGATGGGAAATTTTTGCATCTTCCCATTGTTGATAGAG ATGGTACTGTTGTTGCTACGGTTGATGTAATTCATATAACTCACGCGGCTGTAGCAACAGCTAGTCAG GTCGGAAACAGTGCTGGTTTTAATAATGAAGCAGCCAACACCATGATACAAAAATTTTGGGATTCGGCCATGGCCTTAGTTCCAAATGGGGAGGACGACGATTCCCAAAG CGAAGCTTCCTTGAAAATGGTTTCTGAGGGAGGAGAAATAGGGAGATCCCTTTCTTATATTGGGTCAAGCATGACGAATGCATTTTCCTTCAAATTACAAGACAGGAAGGGTAGATTGCATAGATTCACATGCG ATACTCGGAGCATGACAGATGTAATAACTTGCATCATTCATAGAATCGGTGATGACATTGACCCCACGAACCTGCCCCAAATTTTG tacgaagatgaagaaaatgataaaattgtacTGGCTTCGGACAGTGATCTTGCCGCAGCTGTAGACCACGCAAAAGCGGCTGGTTTGAAG GGATTGAGATTGCATTTAGACTACTCAGGAACACGGGATTATGGAAATGATTCAAGTTCAATGAGTTGGAAATATGGTAATTCAGAATCATGGGCAACAGCATACAGCACTTTTGCTGCTGGAGCTGCAATTGTTGCTGCCTTAGGCCTAATGGCATTTGTGAGGCGAAGTTAA
- the LOC114177077 gene encoding CBS domain-containing protein CBSCBSPB1-like isoform X2, with translation MSIQGVSSRRLASLTNSPSQNKKKASEYSSLDLTPRKTFPSPRTVGERTVKSLRLSKALTVPETTTVYEACRRMAARKVDALLLTDSNALLCGILTDKDITTRVIAREVNLEETTVSKVMTRNPVFVLSDTLAVEALQKMVQGRFRHLPVVDNGEVVAILDIAKCLYDAIARMERAAEKGRAIAAAVEGTNSTFFESLREQIFKPSLSTIIPENSKVVTVSPTDSVLAATKKMLELRASCAVVTVNDKPCGILTSKDILMRVIAQSLPPEFTLVEKAMTPNPECAIIDTPIVDALHTMHDGKFLHLPIVDRDGTVVATVDVIHITHAAVATASQVGNSAGFNNEAANTMIQKFWDSAMALVPNGEDDDSQSEASLKMVSEGGEIGRSLSYIGSSMTNAFSFKLQDRKGRLHRFTCDTRSMTDVITCIIHRIGDDIDPTNLPQILYEDEENDKIVLASDSDLAAAVDHAKAAGLKGLRLHLDYSGTRDYGNDSSSMSWKYGNSESWATAYSTFAAGAAIVAALGLMAFVRRS, from the exons ATGTCAATTCAAGGTGTTTCTTCTCGAAGGCTCGCTTCGTTGACGAACAGCCCCTCGCAGAACAAGAAGAAAGCCTCTGAGTATTCGTCGCTTGACCTTACTCCTCGTAAAACGTTCCCGTCACCGCGCACCGT GGGAGAGCGAACTGTGAAGTCATTGCGGCTTTCAAAGGCATTGACAGTTCCTGAAACAACCACCGTCTATGAAGCTTGTCGTAGGATGGCTGCTCGCAAAGTAGATGCTCTACTGCTAACAGATTCTAATGCTTTGCTCTGTGGAATCCTCACAGACAAG GATATAACAACAAGAGTTATTGCTCGTGAGGTTAATCTCGAAGAAACAACCGTTTCCAAGGTTATGACAAGGAATCCAGTATTTGTCCTTTCTGACACTCTTGCTGTGGAAGCCCTCCAAAAGATGGTGCAAG GGAGGTTCAGACATTTACCTGTGGTGGACAACGGAGAAGTTGTTGCCATACTTGACATAGCGAAGTGTTTGTATGATGCCATTGCCCGTATGGAAAGGGCAGCAGAGAAAGGAAGGGCAATTGCGGCTGCTGTTGAAG GCACCAATTCGACGTTCTTTGAGTCACTTCGCGAGCAGATATTCAAGCCTTCTTTGTCTACAATAATTCCTGAGAATTCAAA GGTTGTTACAGTTTCACCAACAGACTCAGTTTTGGCGGCAACAAAGAAGATGCTTGAACTTCGTGCTAGTTGTGCGGTTGTGACTGTTAATGACAAACCTTGTGGTATCCTTAC TTCAAAGGATATCTTGATGCGGGTGATAGCACAAAGTCTTCCTCCAGAATTTACTCTTGTTGAGAAG GCCATGACTCCAAATCCAGAATGTGCAATAATTGATACACCAATAGTCGATGCACTTCACACTATGCATGATGGGAAATTTTTGCATCTTCCCATTGTTGATAGAG ATGGTACTGTTGTTGCTACGGTTGATGTAATTCATATAACTCACGCGGCTGTAGCAACAGCTAGTCAG GTCGGAAACAGTGCTGGTTTTAATAATGAAGCAGCCAACACCATGATACAAAAATTTTGGGATTCGGCCATGGCCTTAGTTCCAAATGGGGAGGACGACGATTCCCAAAG CGAAGCTTCCTTGAAAATGGTTTCTGAGGGAGGAGAAATAGGGAGATCCCTTTCTTATATTGGGTCAAGCATGACGAATGCATTTTCCTTCAAATTACAAGACAGGAAGGGTAGATTGCATAGATTCACATGCG ATACTCGGAGCATGACAGATGTAATAACTTGCATCATTCATAGAATCGGTGATGACATTGACCCCACGAACCTGCCCCAAATTTTG tacgaagatgaagaaaatgataaaattgtacTGGCTTCGGACAGTGATCTTGCCGCAGCTGTAGACCACGCAAAAGCGGCTGGTTTGAAG GGATTGAGATTGCATTTAGACTACTCAGGAACACGGGATTATGGAAATGATTCAAGTTCAATGAGTTGGAAATATGGTAATTCAGAATCATGGGCAACAGCATACAGCACTTTTGCTGCTGGAGCTGCAATTGTTGCTGCCTTAGGCCTAATGGCATTTGTGAGGCGAAGTTAA
- the LOC114176813 gene encoding uncharacterized protein LOC114176813 yields the protein MADWGPVVIAVVLFVLLSPGLLFQIPSRGRIAEFGNMQTSGASILVHAIIYFGLITIFLIAIGVHIQTG from the coding sequence ATGGCGGATTGGGGTCCGGTGGTGATAGCAGTGGTGCTGTTCGTGCTCTTAAGCCCGGGCCTTCTCTTCCAGATACCATCCAGGGGAAGAATCGCGGAGTTTGGCAACATGCAAACCAGTGGAGCCTCCATTTTGGTTCACGCCATCATCTACTTCGGCCTCATCACCATCTTCCTCATTGCCATCGGCGTTCACATCCAAACCGGCTAG
- the LOC114179374 gene encoding protein P21-like, giving the protein MSLPRRFFFLMALSFTFTTAVHAARFDITNRCPNTVWVASVPVGGGRQLNTGDSWSVDVPEGTKGARIWARTGCNFDGSGRGECQTGDCGGVLECQGYGRAPNTLAEYGLNGFNNLDFFDISLVDGFNVPMEFSPTSNGCSRGISCSADINGQCPAELKTDGGCNNPCTVYKSNEYCCNSGSCSATPLSKFFKDRCPDAYSYPQDDPTSTFTCPGGTNYKVVFCP; this is encoded by the coding sequence ATGAGTCTCCCAAGGAGATTCTTCTTCCTCATGGCTCTATCTTTCACCTTCACCACCGCTGTACATGCTGCAAGGTTTGACATCACAAACCGATGCCCCAACACTGTGTGGGTGGCGTCTGTGCCGGTTGGCGGCGGCAGACAATTAAACACCGGCGATTCCTGGTCCGTTGACGTGCCGGAAGGAACCAAAGGGGCCCGCATTTGGGCCCGAACCGGTTGCAACTTCGACGGGTCGGGTCGGGGTGAATGTCAGACCGGCGACTGTGGCGGGGTCCTGGAGTGCCAAGGATACGGTAGAGCTCCGAACACCCTAGCGGAATACGGGCTGAACGGGTTCAACAATTTGGACTTCTTCGACATCTCCCTGGTGGACGGTTTCAACGTTCCGATGGAGTTCAGTCCAACGTCGAACGGATGCTCACGTGGCATATCATGCAGCGCTGACATTAACGGACAGTGTCCCGCTGAGCTTAAGACCGATGGCGGTTGCAACAACCCATGTACTGTCTACAAAAGCAACGAATACTGCTGCAATTCCGGAAGCTGTTCTGCTACTCCTCTCTCCAAATTCTTCAAGGATAGGTGCCCCGATGCTTATAGTTACCCCCAAGATGATCCCACCAGCACCTTCACTTGCCCCGGTGGAACTAATTATAAGGTTGTCTTTTGTCCTTGA
- the LOC114174964 gene encoding bifunctional UDP-glucose 4-epimerase and UDP-xylose 4-epimerase 1, whose translation MVSPSQKILVTGGAGFIGTHTVVQLLKGGFTVSIIDNFDNSVMEAVDRVRQVVGPHLSQNLEFTQGDLRNRDDLEKLFSRTTFDAVIHFAGLKAVAESVAKPRRYFDFNLIGTINLYEVMAKYNCKKMVFSSSATVYGQPEKIPCEEDFKLQAMNPYGRTKLFLEEIGRDIQKAEPEWKIILLRYFNPVGAHESGQLGEDPKGIPNNLMPYIQQVAVGRLPELNVYGHDYPTRDGSAIRDYIHVMDLADGHIAALRKLFTSENIGCTAYNLGTGRGTSVLEMVAAFEKASGKKIPVKLCPRRPGDATEVYASTQRAETELGWKAKYGVEEMCRDQWNWAKNNPWGYTGKP comes from the exons ATGGTCTCACCCTCCCAAAAGATTCTGGTCACCGGTGGTGCCGGTTTCATAGGCACCCACACCGTCGTGCAGCTCCTCAAAGGAGGCTTCACTGTTTCGATAATCGACAATTTCGACAACTCCGTCATGGAGGCTGTCGACCGGGTACGCCAAGTGGTGGGTCCTCATCTTTCTCAGAACCTCGAATTCACCCAG GGCGATCTCAGGAACAGGGATGACTTGGAGAAACTTTTCTCCAGAACCAC ATTCGATGCCGTGATCCACTTTGCTGGCCTCAAAGCGGTTGCAGAAAGCGTGGCCAAGCCACGTCgttattttgatttcaatttgatcGGCACCATCAATCTCTACGAAGTTATGGCCAAGTATAACTGTAAAAAG ATGGTTTTTTCATCTTCTGCTACCGTTTATGGCCAACCTGAAAAGATACCGTGCGAGGAGGATTTCAAGTTGCAAGCTATGAATCCCTATGGACGGACCAAG CTTTTCCTTGAAGAAATTGGGCGAGATATTCAGAAAGCTGAGCCAGAATGGAAGATCATATTACTGAGATACTTCAATCCAGTTGGGGCTCATGAAAGTGGTCAACTGGGTGAAGATCCCAAGGGCATCCCGAATAATCTCATGCCTTACATTCAGCAAGTAGCTGTTGGAAGGTTGCCTGAACTCAATGTATACGGTCATGATTATCCAACTAGGGATGGCTCCGCG ATCCGGGACTATATCCATGTGATGGACTTAGCAGATGGTCATATTGCTGCCTTGAGAAAGCTCTTCACATCGGAGAACATAG GTTGTACCGCTTACAACCTGGGAACTGGTCGTGGAACATCTGTACTTGAAATGGTTGCAGCATTTGAAAAGGCTTCTGGCAAG AAAATTCCAGTAAAGTTATGTCCAAGAAGACCAGGAGATGCCACGGAGGTTTATGCATCTACACAGAGAGCTGAGACAGAACTTGGTTGGAA GGCAAAATACGGTGTGGAGGAGATGTGCAGGGACCAGTGGAATTGGGCAAAGAACAATCCCTGGGGTTACACGGGGAAGCCTTGA
- the LOC114178939 gene encoding protein transport protein SEC13 homolog B yields the protein MPSQKVETGHQDTVHDVAMDYYGKRLATASSDHTIKIIGVSNTASQHLATLTGHQGPVWQVVWAHPKFGSLLASCSYDGRVIIWKEGNQNEWTQAHVFDEHKSSVNSIAWAPHELGLCLACGSSDGNISVFTARADGGWDTAMIDQAHPVGVTSVSWAPSTAPGALVGAGLLDPVQKLCSGGCDNTVKVWKLNNGLWKMDCFPALHMHTDWVRDVAWAPNLGLPKSTIASASQDGKVVIWTVAKEGDQWEGKVLNDFKTPVWRVSWSLTGNILAVADGNNNVTLWKEAVDGEWQQVTTVEP from the coding sequence ATGCCTTCTCAGAAGGTTGAAACGGGTCACCAAGACACGGTCCATGATGTTGCAATGGATTACTATGGTAAGAGGCTGGCAACAGCTTCATCAGATCACACAATTAAGATAATTGGAGTGAGCAACACGGCCTCTCAGCATCTAGCAACATTGACTGGTCACCAAGGACCTGTTTGGCAAGTAGTGTGGGCTCATCCTAAGTTTGGTTCTCTTCTGGCATCGTGTTCCTATGACGGCCGTGTCATTATATGGAAGGAGGGTAACCAAAATGAATGGACTCAAGCTCATGTGTTTGATGAGCACAAATCATCTGTGAACTCTATTGCTTGGGCGCCCCACGAGTTGGGTCTCTGCTTGGCCTGTGGCTCATCCGATGGGAATATCTCTGTTTTCACTGCAAGAGCAGACGGTGGCTGGGACACTGCAATGATTGATCAGGCTCACCCAGTTGGTGTCACTTCTGTGTCATGGGCACCATCAACGGCACCTGGTGCCCTTGTTGGTGCAGGGTTGCTTGATCCTGTGCAGAAGCTGTGCTCTGGTGGCTGTGATAATACTGTGAAGGTATGGAAGCTCAACAATGGACTGTGGAAGATGGACTGCTTCCCTGCTCTTCATATGCACACAGATTGGGTTCGAGATGTTGCTTGGGCACCCAATTTAGGGCTACCTAAATCCACTATTGCTAGTGCATCACAGGATGGTAAAGTGGTTATATGGACCGTGGCAAAAGAGGGTGATCAGTGGGAAGGCAAGGTTTTGAATGATTTCAAGACACCTGTTTGGAGGGTGTCATGGTCACTGACGGGAAACATACTGGCCGTGGCTGACGGGAACAACAATGTGACATTGTGGAAGGAAGCAGTAGATGGGGAATGGCAACAGGTGACAACAGTGGAGCCTTAG